From the genome of Moritella sp. F3:
TAGGAAATTATGATCAATCGTGAATGGTTAATTGAATTGTTTTCGCATCTGGAAAATGGAAATCCTCAAGGATTTTTTGCACATGTCCATGATGATGTTGTATGGGAAGTAACTGGAACTCATCCGCTTGCAGGTATCTTTACATCTAAGCAAGATTTCATTTCGGGGACAATTTCAAAATTAAACGAAGTATTAGAGTCACCTTTATCATTGAAATTAGTTTCTTGTATTACTGATGGGAGTTCAGCTTCAATTGAACTGGTTGCCAATTCAATAACAAAAAAAGGGGCTGAGTTTCATAATCGTTATTGTTGGGTTTGCGAATTTGAGAATAACCAAATAGTAAGGGTTCGTGCATATTTAGATTCAGCATTAGTTGCTAAAACACTGGCTTAACGTTGTAGGGTTGAGTTTAGTGCACAAAATATAACAAGGGTTTTCAAGTCGAACTCGTAACTGCTTGCTCAGTTCCACTTCGTTTCACATTTTAGCAAGCTATTACCGGCCGCTTAAAACGGCGTTATATGTACATTCAAGGATGGAGTTAAATTGATAATTACTAACACTTTTTATAAAAATGGCTTGATTATATTCGCTATCTTACTTCTAGGCGTATTTTTTATTAATTGGTTTAAGAATGATGAATTTCAAATATACCTATTATTTTTCTCTATTTTTTGTCTTTTATCTTCTTACCGATTTACAAAAAGTTATATCGCTAAAAATTCGCTGTTCAACTTGATAAAAAGAAAAGCTGATATTCTTGAGATTTCAAGACTAAAAATAGCACCTTTCTCTAAAAAATCTGTACAAGTTTCACTAGAAGTTAATCGTATTTCAAAATTAATAATTGGTAATAACTGGTTATCAATAATTATTGATGGTAATGGCAACGGTTATGATTTTCAGTTAATCGGTTCCAAAGAAGTTATAGCTGAATATTTAAATACATTGTTCAGTGAGAATGAATTGTCTAATATTGATCTAAAGTGCATATAACAAGCAAATAAATCAGGACAAAAAACAGTTGGTTTTGCTCCTTCGTCGCTAATTTTAACCAACTATTTTTTGCCTGTTAACAGGGCGTTATGCCGAAGAGAGTTTTACTATATGACTGATGTAGATCCATTTAAAATCATGACTTTTGATACTCCGAAAGATCTTAACGAATGGCTTAAGGTGAACCATGCTAGTGAAAGAGAGCTGTGGGTGAAGATATTCAAGAAGCATACTGGCATTCAAAGTATTGACTGGAATGATCTAGTAATAGAAGTTTTATGTTGGGGGTGGATTGACGGCGTGAAAAAATCGATTGATGACGAAGCCTATCTGCAACGTATAACTCCAAGAAAAGTAAAAAGTAACTGGTCTAAAAGAAACACTGAACATGTTGAACGCTTAATGAACGATAATCGTATGCAGGAACCAGGGCTTGTTCATGTTCGTTCCGCGAAGGCTGATGGCCGTTGGGGAAATGCTTATGTGGTAAGTGAAATGCAAGTCCCCGGAGATTTCTTAGCTAAATTGGATAAACAGCCGAGAGTAAAAGAATTCTTCGAAACACTCAATAAATCTAGTCGTTATGTTATTGCATACGGCTTAACAAGCGCGAAAAAATCTGAAACTAGGCAAAGACGATTTACAAAATATATGGCAATGCTTGTAAATGAAGAAAAGCCTAAATAATTGGTAATCGGTATAACAAGTCGTTAAATGCGGACACGTAAACGGCGGTCATCGTTTTTGCAAAAGAAAAAACGCAAAAACGCAAAAACAATACCAACCTACACGCTAGTTAACGAGGCGTTATACGTTTCTTAGATTGAGGTGATATGGAAATCAAAGTAGATGTATATTCAAACAAAATGCTGCTAACTTCCGATGGTCGTAGCATGACATTTCACTCTAAAGAACCTTTTACAACAACAAGGTTACTGATTGGTAAGTTTTTTGTGGCAGAAAATTGTCTCAAAAATGCAGTTAAAGAATTCGGTGATACTGGTTTTTTTAAACGAGGACCTAAAATTATCATCCAACCTCACGAATTCTTTGAAGGTGGTTTATCGGAAGTTGAAGACCGAGTACTTCGTGAAATAGCGTTGAGTGCAGGTGCAAGAGAAGCTCAAGTAGTTGAAAGTTCAACAATGTCAGGACATGCTAGCCATGCAAGTCACATATTCGCACGTAAAATAATATAACAAGCTCAGGTTGCCTGTTATATCGTTTTAAGTTCATCGTTTAAAGGATTAAATATGATTCAACTCAGGCCTATGACTTCTAGTGAATATCCCGCATATTGTGACTATTTCGTTGATGATTACAGTCGTGAAATTGCTGGTAATTATGGCCACTCAATGGAAAGGGCTGTCGAATTAGCCAATCAAGATCTGCTTCGTAGCTTTCCTAATGGATTAGAAACTAACGAACATGCATTGTTGTGTATCGAGTTGGATTCAGAATTGGTTGGCTACTTATGGCATTCGATAAATACAAATGACAAATCGACGTTTATTTATGACTTTTTCATTTTCTCCAACAATCGTAATAATGGTTATGGGAAATTGGCAATCATTGCACTTGAGTCACAATTAAAATCGGCTGGTATTGAGCAAATTAAATTACGAGTTGCTTACCAAAATCAAAGAGCGCTAAAACTGTATCAAGAAGTTGGCTTTGCTATTTCTGGCTATAATATGTCAAAGAAAATAATAAGTTAGCGTCATCGTAATAACAAATATATCAACACTGTTTACGATGTAGAGTATTCTACGTTTGTGTTTATTTTCAGTGTTTAAGCGTTAATATTTATTTTTGTCTGCATGGTAGTTCATGTGTTATGCAGTCGTCATACTTTAAGGAGATTACATTGTCATTCGGAGATCTTTTAGCCCTATTTGGTGCTATGTTTATCGTTGCGATTGTACCTGGTCCTGCCGTATTCTCAGTCATAGCCCGCACTTTTTCTTCTGGATTCAGTCGGGGATTAATGATGATAGTTGGCATTACTTTAGGTGATTTTCTATTTATTCTTCTTGCGTTATTTGGCTTATCAGTCATATCTGAAATTATGGGTACTGCATTCTTATTTATCAAATATATAAGTGCAGCTTACCTCATCTGGCTAGGGGTCAATTTGCTTAAAACAAAAGTGACTGCTGAAGACATTCAAGAATCTAAAGAGTCTTCTTTATTTACTAATTTATTAACGGGGTTAATGATAAATTTAGGTAACCCCAAAGCTATTCTTTTTTATGTTGGTCTATTTCCTGCGTTTATAAATGTAAATCAAGTAACTGCCTATGATGTATTCTCTATCATGATGATTGCGTCAGTGGCTTTTGGTAGTGTCAATATTTGCTACGCACTATTAGCGCTAAGAGCTAAAAGAATGTTAAAAAGCCCAAATGCATCATCAATAATCAACAAAACTGCCGGTACGATAATGGTATCTACAGGCGCCTTAGTTGCAATTAAGGCATAGTAAGAATTTAAATCGGGGCCGCTAACCGTTGACTCTGTTGCGTTCCACTAAACATTTAGCAAACTATTATAAGCTATCTTAACTAGGCGTTATGCTGACTTAGCTCGGAGTATCAATGAATCTATTGAGTCATTTTATTTTAATGGCAGATTACAATCATCGCATGAACACACAGTTTTCTGATGTGATTGATAAATTAAGTGATGAAAGAACCAACGAAGATTTAGGCGCGTACTTCACTTCTATAATGGGAACGCTTAATCATATATTAGTGGGCGACATTATTTGGCTATCAAGGTTTTCTACGCATTCAAGTCATTACCTCGAACTGAAAGGTGTACTTGAACTGCCTAAACCTAAAGGATTAAACGATATACTTTTTCCTGAGTTTAGTTCATTCAAAATAGCGCGTGAAAAGGTCGATTTATTATTATCTAAGTGGCTTCAGAATGAAGCTAGTGCAAATGACTTCACTAAAAACTTAGCATATTCAAATACAAAAGGTATTATCAGTACTCGTAATTTTGGCGAGTTACTTTGTCATTTATTTAATCACCAAACACATCATCGAGGTCAATTATCTACTTTGTTAAATCAACAAGGTCTTGATGTGGGAGTTACTGATTTCTTACTCGAGATCCCAGAAGTGTCCACTTAGACAACAGTGTTACAAGTCTAGATTACTGGCTTGTGCTTCTGAGCCAAACATCTCTTGTTATTGCAGACAAAATAGATGATAAATGGCGTGGGCAAGTATTTGAAATATAGTGTGTCCTTCAAAAGGAAATACAGTTCGTTTTATCCTTAGCCGTGATATAAATTTATATGAGGAAGCGTTTATGAAAGTGATTATGTTTAGTTCCCGCAGTTATGATATTCAATATTTTGAACCATTGATTTCAGAGCCTATTAGTATTAACTTTTTTGATGCGCAATTAAATCAACAAACAGCGATATTAGCGAGAGGGTATGATGCCGTTTGTGCATTCGTTAATGATGATTTAAGTGCTCCTGTTTTACATCAACTGAAAGACATGGGGATAAAGTGTATCGCAATGCGCTGCGCTGGTTTTAACAATATTGATTTAGATTGTGCTAAAGCGCTTGGTATCACTATCGTTCGTGTTCCTGCCTATTCACCCGAGGCTGTTGCTGAGCATGCTATAGCGTTATTAATGACACTTAATCGTCGTATTCATAAAGCTTATCAACGCACTCGTGATGCTAACTTCTCGCTACAAGGTCTAGTTGGGTTTAATTTACACGGTAAAACGGTTGGTATTATTGGTACTGGTAAAATAGGTGTCGCTACCATGGCTATTTTTAAAGGCTTTGGTTGTAAAATTTTAGCCTCGGACCCTTATCCTTCTGAACACGCTATTGCCTTAGGTGCTGAATATGTTGACTTAGATAGGCTGTTTACTAACAGTGATGTGATAAGTTTACACTGCCCATTAACGGCCGAAAATAAGCATCTGTTAAATGAAAAAACGTTCGCATTAATGAAGGATGGCGTCACGATTATTAATACCAGTCGTGGTGGTTTGTTAGATGCGAACGATGCCATTGAAGCGTTAAAATCAGGTAGAATAGGTGGACTAGGCTTAGATGTTTATGAAGAGGAGGAACACTTGTTCTTTAATGATCATTCAAGCGAAATTATTACTGATGACACTTTCCGCCGATTATCTGCTTGCCATAATGTAATTTTTACTGGCCATCAAGCTTTTTTGACCAAAGAAGCATTAATTAGTATTGCCCAAACGACTCTAAGCAATTTAACTGAAATTAGTGCAGGGAATACCTGTGCTAATCAGGTATTAACTAACTAAACAGCTTGATAGAAATCCGCCAAAAGCTTACCTATGTTGCAAGTATATAAAATATAGTGAACAGGAATGATGAAACAAGGTGTTATTTGATCTGTGTCAATGGGTGCAACAAGTTAATTCGATTATAGTCAATGTGAACAGAATGTAAGAGTGATTAACACACATATTAAAAGGTGGTATATACATGGAATTATTACGCAACCCAAGATGTTACACGGACGTGTGTATAGATGGTACTTGGTATCATTATGATCACTGTGGTTCGAAGGTTTATTCTTTAAGTGGTGGTGCGGGGCCTGAACTTGATTTAGCGCGTGAACCTGCGACTGAAAATGAGCTTATTGATTTGATTCAAACCGCTATTAATTAACTTAATACAACACTCTTTCGAAATAAAAATACTTTGTAATAAATGATGTTCTAAACAATAGATACGATATCCTCACTCTGCGTACTGGTTTTATAGTGCTAGTGTGATTTGGCCTTTAAGCGCACTGGGCGTTTAAAGGTTACTTTTTGTTCTTTACTCCTCTTTACAATTTTCCCTCTTTGCGTTTTCTTTAATTTGTCATATTATGTCACTCTATTTTTATTGGAGAACACAAATATATGAAACGCATTATGCTATTCCTAGCAACCAACCTGGCCGTAATGGTTGTTTTTAGTATTGTATTAAACATTATCTATGCAACTACAGGCATTCAATCAGGTAGTCTTTCTGGGTTGTTGGTGATGGCGGTATTGTTCGGTTTCGGTGGTTCATTAATTTCATTAATGATGTCGAAGAAAATGGCACTACGTTCAATTAATGGCGAGATCATTACCGAACCACGTAATGCCAACGAACATTGGTTATTAGAAACTGTTACTCGACAAGCAAAACAAGCGGGTATTGGTATGCCTGATGTTGCGATTTATGATGCTGCCGAGATGAATGCTTTTGCCACTGGTGCTAAACGTGACGCTGCCTTAATTGCTGTATCAACAGGTCTTCTAGCACAAATGACACGTGATGAAGCTGAAGCGGTTGTTGCTCACGAAATCAATCACGTTGCTAATGGTGACATGATCACCATGGCCTTGATGCAAGGTGTTGTGAATACCTTTGTTATTTTCTTATCTCGTATTATTGCTAACGCAGTAAGTGGTTTCACATCAAATGATGAAGAAGGCGAGGGAGAAGGTGAAGGCGGTAGCTTTATGACTTACTTCATCGTATCAATGGCGTTAGAAATGCTATTTGGCTTCTTAGCGAGCTTCCTAACAATGTGGTTCAGCCGTCAACGTGAGTTTAAAGCAGACTCAGGCGCAGCGAAACTGGTTGGTAAAGAGAAGATGATTGCAGCACTTGAGCGTCTTAAAACAAGCCAAGAAACACAGCTTGAAGGTTCAATGATGGCGTTTGGTATTACGGGTAAGAAGACAATGATGGAGCTATTAATGAGCCATCCACCACTTCAAAATCGTATCAACGCATTACGTAATCTTTAATTTACGCCTATTTTAGACATGTCATTGTCTAGTGAATAAAGCCCCATGAGTGAATAACTTGTGGGGCTTTTTGCTTTTATGGTTATTTTTATTCTTTTCTTTTTCTTATAATAGCAGTTCACTTAACCATTATTCGACTATTACTTTGTGGTTAATTAAATGTTGTTTTCATTTGAAAACGTGATAGCTAAGCAGATAAAGAAATGTAAAAAAGGGTATTTTATATTCTATGAATTAGTGGCTTACGAGGTGAAAGCTAATGACGGATATAACCGTAGACAATCAACTGAAAGATAAAGAAAATAAGAACTCAGAACATGACAATAGCCAATCATTAGCGACGAGGTTAGTGAAGCTTTTAATTGCCTTTGGCATTCCGTTATTTTTGCTATCAATGTCTACCTCTGAATTACCCTTTGATGACCTGAGTATTATCCAGCACAGACTGCTCGCCATTTTTGTACTTGCAGCATTGCTGTGGATCCTTGAACCTGTACCTGTCTTTGCGACCTCCATCTTGATAATCACCCTTGAATTGGTGATGCTATCCGACCAGGGGCTTTATAGTTTTCGGTTTTTGAATGATGGAACTGACCCTGTAACAAGCATTGAAGGCTTGATACATTATAACGATATTTTCGCGGCTTTTTCGTCACCGATTATTGTCTTGTTCTTAGGGGGATTCTCACTCGCGATTGGCGCGAATAAATATGCGCTTGATACAAATCTGGCTAATGTGTTATTAAAACCATTTGGAACGAAACCCGCCTCTATCATGCTTGGTCTGATGATGATCACGGCATTGTTTTCTATGTTTATGTCGAACACGGCGACCACGGTAATGATGCTGTCATTATTAGGCCCCATTTTAATGTCGGTACCAAAGGGAGAAAAGGGCATTAAAGCCTTGGTGCTGAGTGTCCCTATTGCTGCCAATCTGGGCGGTATTGCGACACCAATTGGTACGCCACCGAATGCGATTGCGCTACAGTACCTTGATAGCCTTTACAATATCAGTTTTCTAGACTGGATGATGCTCGGGTTGCCCTTTGTTATTGTGTTGTTAGCCTTTGCATGGTGGTTGCTACAAAAGCTGTTTCCGTTTAGTGGAGATAGCTTGTATTTACAACTTGGTGGGGAGTTTCAACGGAGTTGGCAAGCGATAGTGGTTTATATTACCTTTGCGATGACCATTATTTTATGGATGAGTACGGGTTTGCATGGCATGAATACCTATGTGGTTGCGATTGTCCCACTGGCGGTATTTACACTAACAGGCATCATAGGCAAGGAAGAGTTAAAGCTGATTAACTGGGATGTGTTATGGCTGGTTGCTGGTGGTATTGCAATTGGTATTGCGTTGGATAAAACAGGATTGGCAGCGGTCATGGCTAATGCAATTGATTATTCGGTATTACCAGCGTTGTTGGTGATGTTAGTGATGTCGCTCGTGTGCTGGTTGATGGCTAACTTTATTTCTAATACCGCGACGGCAAATTTGTTAATGCCTATAGCGGCCGCTGTCGCTACTTCAATGGATGACTTGTCGTTATTGATGATGCTAGTCGTTGTGGCGTGCTCTGCGTCATTAGGGATGATATTACCGGTTTCAACACCACCTAATTCGTTAGCGTATGCAACGGGGTTAGTGGCCAGCAAGGACATGGCAAAAGTAGGGCTTATCATGGGCCTTGCTGGTTTAGTGCTTGTTTATATCGTTATTGCTGTTGTTAATCTCGTCTAAACTGTCGTACTTGTTTAGATAGTAGCGCTGACGGAATCTTGGTGCACGGTATTGATAATGTTACGCTGGTTATCTAATTCGTATACCCAATCGCACTGGTTGGGTAGGGTGGCTAAACACTGTTCGGTAATACGCTGGAAATAAGCGGTAAAGTTTCGCACTTCTGCACTGGTCATAAACGTTTCTTGCTGTTTTTGATCTGTGTTTTTGTCCTGGTTTTTACGTTTGTGTTCTTGTTCTAATCGCCACGCTTGTACACTGTCGAAACTCGGTGCTTTGAGCATCAACCAATGGTCAATACGTTGGTATAAACCTTGGTAATTCTGTTTTAATTGTTGATTTACATAACTACGCCAAATACCGTATTTATCTTTTGTCGCTTCTAATTTATTGATCGGATAGATAAGGTCTTTCATCAACTGTGGTTGTACACCTAGGCACCAACCCTCTAGCACGATCACATCAATGGGACGATCGATAATTGGCCATTGTGATTCAGGGTAGGGGTTATCTGCAAATTTGTTAAATCGACGAAGTTGTACTGGCTCGCTTGCTGATGCACCAGCACACAGTTTCTCTAAGGTTTCATTGGCAAGGTTCATATCATGTGTGCCAGGAACACCGCGGGTACGCAGTAAAGGATGAATTTGGTTAGCAAGCTCGTGACGTTGCTTTTTACTGTAATAAAAGTCATCGAGGGATAGCACTGCTACATTTAAATCAAACTCTGAACTTAGGCGGGTGCCAAGATAATCAGCCAAGGTCGATTTACCAGAACCTTGGCAACCATTAATGCCGACGATAAAGGTTTTTTTTGCTTGTTTTTGGTGCGCTACGATACTTAGTAGTGCACTAGAAAAGTACTCTGATGCATGCGTTAAATAATCTGCATCCAACTGGTGACGCTGAATGAATTGGTCTAGCATGGGCATTGTCTTCATAGATCACCACTTTTCTTTGAATTCATTTTGAATTAATGTCTTGAGTTTAAATCATCATAATCACTACAACATTTAAACAGTTTTTAATAAACATTTAAATAACTAATTATTAGCATTCAACGATTAGCTTACAACTAGTGTGCCAGTTCGATAAATTACTTAACATTTCTTGTTAATCGCGCTGGATCTAATAGTTTTTCCAGTTCTTGTCGTGTCAACCCGGTATTTTCTTCCGCGACGTCAATAATAGGTCGTTGTTCACGATAAGCCTGTTTTGCAATTTCTGCTGCTTTAAGATAACCAATGAGCGGGTTGAGTGCCGTGACTAGAATCGGGTTTTTATGTAGTGCTTGTGTTAATTGTTGTTCTTGTACTTCAAAACTGGCAATGGCTTTGTCTGCGAGCAGGCGTGAACTTGATGTGAGTAAGTTGATACTGCTGATAAGGTTCGTTGCGATCATTGGTAGCATCACATTGAGTTCAAAGTTACCTGATTGACCACCTATGGTGATCGCGGCATCATTTCCAATCACTTGCGCTGCGACCATTGCGCTTGATTCTGGGATGATCGGGTTTACTTTACCTGGCATGATAGAAGAACCGGGTTGCAGCACCGGTAAACTTATTTCACCTAATCCCGCCAGTGGGCCTGAATTCATCCAGCGCAGATCATTGGCTATTTTCATTAATGATACCGCGGTGGTTTTTAGCTGCCCCGATAATGCGACTGCGGTGTCTTGTGTTGCCATTAAAAATGAAAAATTATCTGCTTGGCTAAAAGTGATGCCGGTTAACCCTGATAGTTTTTGATTAAAGTGGTTGGCAAAATCGGGATGGGCATTGATCCCTGTGCCAACTGCTGTCCCACCTTGTGCGAGCTGCTGTAATCTGGGTTGCAACATTTTAATGTTATCAATGTTGGCGCTGATTTGTGCTGCCCAACTGAATAGGGATTGGCTCATTCTCACAGGCATGGCATCCATCAGATGTGTACGCCCCGTTTTTACCAAATGATTAAGGCTCAATGCTTTGTCTACAATGGTTTGTTGTAAATGATGCAGTGCTGGTAATAGCTGTTTGGCGACTAATATTGCGGCGCTGACATGTATTGCACTCGGGATCACGTCGTTACTGCTTTGACCATAGTTGACGTGATCATTGGCATCAATCTTAGCCTGACTATAGATACTGGCGAGATGGGCTATCACTTCATTGGCATTCATGTTGGAACTGGTTCCAGAGCCAGTTTGGTAGATATCAACAGGGAAGTGCTGCATGATGTTTTTATCTGCCTGTAATTGGTTCACCGCTGTGCAAATAGCGGTAGCGATGTTTTCGGGGATCAATCCTAATTCAAGATTGGCTTCTGCGGCCGCAGACTTAATGAGTAGCAGTGACTTGATGAAATCAATCGGTAGGGGTTGGCCACTAACAGGGAAGTTATCTATTGCACGTTGAGTTTGTGCGCCATAAAGCGCATTGGTTGGTACGTTGACCTCACCCATGCTATCGCGTTCGATTCGAGTATTAATCATGTTCATCACCGCTATAAGCTATGTATTAAAATAATGTTATAAAATTAAGATATGTCATTAAATAGTATAGCGAACTCTAGCCAAGATGAAGTAGGTCGATTAAGTCTGCGGAATAAGGTAAGCTGAAGTTTATTAAATATTTACCGTTGATTATGTTAAGTTAAACATGTGATTAATTTGCATAACCTCATATTGAGTAGGATAAAATAATGTCATCTTTAGACGCTGATCGTTTGTTACAAGATAAAACACTAAACGACGATAGTTATGTGGCTGCAGTTAAGCAGTTAAATGATTTAGGTATTGCGGGATTGATGACACTTGAAGCTATAGAATTCCAGACACTTGAAATTGAGGCTGTTTTAGCGAGTTGCCAGCAATTACAAACATGCTATGCAGAGATCGCGAAGGGTTTACCTACACAATTACATACTTGCTTTAACAACTCAGCAATGA
Proteins encoded in this window:
- a CDS encoding nuclear transport factor 2 family protein — translated: MINREWLIELFSHLENGNPQGFFAHVHDDVVWEVTGTHPLAGIFTSKQDFISGTISKLNEVLESPLSLKLVSCITDGSSASIELVANSITKKGAEFHNRYCWVCEFENNQIVRVRAYLDSALVAKTLA
- a CDS encoding YdeI family protein, translated to MTDVDPFKIMTFDTPKDLNEWLKVNHASERELWVKIFKKHTGIQSIDWNDLVIEVLCWGWIDGVKKSIDDEAYLQRITPRKVKSNWSKRNTEHVERLMNDNRMQEPGLVHVRSAKADGRWGNAYVVSEMQVPGDFLAKLDKQPRVKEFFETLNKSSRYVIAYGLTSAKKSETRQRRFTKYMAMLVNEEKPK
- a CDS encoding GNAT family N-acetyltransferase, giving the protein MIQLRPMTSSEYPAYCDYFVDDYSREIAGNYGHSMERAVELANQDLLRSFPNGLETNEHALLCIELDSELVGYLWHSINTNDKSTFIYDFFIFSNNRNNGYGKLAIIALESQLKSAGIEQIKLRVAYQNQRALKLYQEVGFAISGYNMSKKIIS
- a CDS encoding LysE family translocator — its product is MSFGDLLALFGAMFIVAIVPGPAVFSVIARTFSSGFSRGLMMIVGITLGDFLFILLALFGLSVISEIMGTAFLFIKYISAAYLIWLGVNLLKTKVTAEDIQESKESSLFTNLLTGLMINLGNPKAILFYVGLFPAFINVNQVTAYDVFSIMMIASVAFGSVNICYALLALRAKRMLKSPNASSIINKTAGTIMVSTGALVAIKA
- a CDS encoding DinB family protein; its protein translation is MNLLSHFILMADYNHRMNTQFSDVIDKLSDERTNEDLGAYFTSIMGTLNHILVGDIIWLSRFSTHSSHYLELKGVLELPKPKGLNDILFPEFSSFKIAREKVDLLLSKWLQNEASANDFTKNLAYSNTKGIISTRNFGELLCHLFNHQTHHRGQLSTLLNQQGLDVGVTDFLLEIPEVST
- a CDS encoding 2-hydroxyacid dehydrogenase; the encoded protein is MKVIMFSSRSYDIQYFEPLISEPISINFFDAQLNQQTAILARGYDAVCAFVNDDLSAPVLHQLKDMGIKCIAMRCAGFNNIDLDCAKALGITIVRVPAYSPEAVAEHAIALLMTLNRRIHKAYQRTRDANFSLQGLVGFNLHGKTVGIIGTGKIGVATMAIFKGFGCKILASDPYPSEHAIALGAEYVDLDRLFTNSDVISLHCPLTAENKHLLNEKTFALMKDGVTIINTSRGGLLDANDAIEALKSGRIGGLGLDVYEEEEHLFFNDHSSEIITDDTFRRLSACHNVIFTGHQAFLTKEALISIAQTTLSNLTEISAGNTCANQVLTN
- the htpX gene encoding protease HtpX; the encoded protein is MKRIMLFLATNLAVMVVFSIVLNIIYATTGIQSGSLSGLLVMAVLFGFGGSLISLMMSKKMALRSINGEIITEPRNANEHWLLETVTRQAKQAGIGMPDVAIYDAAEMNAFATGAKRDAALIAVSTGLLAQMTRDEAEAVVAHEINHVANGDMITMALMQGVVNTFVIFLSRIIANAVSGFTSNDEEGEGEGEGGSFMTYFIVSMALEMLFGFLASFLTMWFSRQREFKADSGAAKLVGKEKMIAALERLKTSQETQLEGSMMAFGITGKKTMMELLMSHPPLQNRINALRNL
- a CDS encoding DASS family sodium-coupled anion symporter, producing the protein MTDITVDNQLKDKENKNSEHDNSQSLATRLVKLLIAFGIPLFLLSMSTSELPFDDLSIIQHRLLAIFVLAALLWILEPVPVFATSILIITLELVMLSDQGLYSFRFLNDGTDPVTSIEGLIHYNDIFAAFSSPIIVLFLGGFSLAIGANKYALDTNLANVLLKPFGTKPASIMLGLMMITALFSMFMSNTATTVMMLSLLGPILMSVPKGEKGIKALVLSVPIAANLGGIATPIGTPPNAIALQYLDSLYNISFLDWMMLGLPFVIVLLAFAWWLLQKLFPFSGDSLYLQLGGEFQRSWQAIVVYITFAMTIILWMSTGLHGMNTYVVAIVPLAVFTLTGIIGKEELKLINWDVLWLVAGGIAIGIALDKTGLAAVMANAIDYSVLPALLVMLVMSLVCWLMANFISNTATANLLMPIAAAVATSMDDLSLLMMLVVVACSASLGMILPVSTPPNSLAYATGLVASKDMAKVGLIMGLAGLVLVYIVIAVVNLV
- a CDS encoding lyase family protein yields the protein MINTRIERDSMGEVNVPTNALYGAQTQRAIDNFPVSGQPLPIDFIKSLLLIKSAAAEANLELGLIPENIATAICTAVNQLQADKNIMQHFPVDIYQTGSGTSSNMNANEVIAHLASIYSQAKIDANDHVNYGQSSNDVIPSAIHVSAAILVAKQLLPALHHLQQTIVDKALSLNHLVKTGRTHLMDAMPVRMSQSLFSWAAQISANIDNIKMLQPRLQQLAQGGTAVGTGINAHPDFANHFNQKLSGLTGITFSQADNFSFLMATQDTAVALSGQLKTTAVSLMKIANDLRWMNSGPLAGLGEISLPVLQPGSSIMPGKVNPIIPESSAMVAAQVIGNDAAITIGGQSGNFELNVMLPMIATNLISSINLLTSSSRLLADKAIASFEVQEQQLTQALHKNPILVTALNPLIGYLKAAEIAKQAYREQRPIIDVAEENTGLTRQELEKLLDPARLTRNVK